One segment of Salvelinus fontinalis isolate EN_2023a chromosome 12, ASM2944872v1, whole genome shotgun sequence DNA contains the following:
- the axdnd1 gene encoding axonemal dynein light chain domain-containing protein 1: protein MSASIKSSPSPPVLPKPEGRRIKSSHSLVSPVEDHDRALSELPELKEKQVPVTDRSKMQLVPMQNDLIPDELLATLTSTICPHDRLGPPKLTKTPKDFKVYGIRHTDAVWHHPVGRKKYKYFLDQPTSLTGAGRDISFLCDSMASQRERIPLPPMADRGTTHTQGIQKDMSLMESLIPEEYHIVKNKGVQGLECYDDKFTVLLEDDERMLKVFPSMRPSGRLEAVQLMKVMDEMLDRAGVNQEYRVLTGLSQMQGLLELVRVEQNIYNIVFHELIRQVSVECAERGQLLAKLRQRYVALLDRIPRQLKGLHTETLAQRALDRRLTEEIICFRSSISKLNTDLCKMKEHDEYVSKQAEKAQQELAKALEQSQKNSDVVGEYHGLYEMQRRRLEGQVARLTNERDLWSRVTYNLALKVIKLNNLQLASRLHVSEQTWTKTAEHFTLFLTSKDTEDLNHIMQLTEQWKEQLTSFVQSLREAEHVHCEGISSIQADIVKWHTSVGANIRSPDPKFEKVSEEQLYSDLKQWSNALTIQCERYGGEDLLSCQETLNMLGQLQEAWEEVGLRLFRRHPAPDGEPPRGQEAMRELGLAVSELHKQLGTRINGESGIHKQLMCLVRVMEFWATRLKGLVGRPEKLPHCDWLKLEKALGSWMLLAEESLKHVHSTQPENERVKHKPHVQIEINDVFNTLREFILTQANFFDCENRRLCEEVNSIHTALTRWMVDMLLQMVPDHCDALPGLNTTAIMEVSLEQLEEDAKNLSEKLDYFSKYITSSCRAIVEEEIQRSMAREDSENELSELNKLQRECGEWMESCRILLSDKKGSPVELRVTLNLVHRSFTELLPSAMPSMESLMNLPAVVPLEALDEEEEPNKKSPMEFIEVEAEYPEEAMECSLAGSIMKLIGHDGNIIERTLGEDTIQLDGTEDMVARPHTPNGQRAFDALATVGVLQHELLGVEARVQRAEERALKAEEALQAALEKIQDLERQLQGRPSLEAKVSKQSVAASPKSKVSSPEPKPVSQKPEPSPRQTKPKKR from the exons ATGTCTGCATCCATAAAATCAAGCCCGTCACCTCCTGTCTTACCGAAACCAGAGGGCCGAAGGATAAAGTCAAGTCATTCTCTTGTATCACCTGTGGAAGATCATGATAGAG CCCTTTCAGAACTCCCTGAGCTGAAAGAGAAACAGGTGCCAGTGACAGATCGATCAAAGATGCAGCTTGTCCCGATGCAGAATGACTTGATCCCAGATGAGCTCCTGGCCACCCTCACCTCAACCATCTGTCCCCACGATAGGCTGGGACCCCCAAAGCTAACCAAGACCCCCAAAGACTTCAAG GTCTATGGAATACGACACACGGACGCGGTTTGGCATCACCCAGTCGGACGCAAGAAATACAAATATTTTCTCGATCAACCAACGTCATTGACAGGAGCGGGCAG GGACATCTCCTTTTTGTGTGATTCCATGGCCTCTCAGAGGGAGAGGATTCCCCTGCCACCCATGGCTGACAGGGGCACCACCCACACACAGGGCATTCAAAAGGA CATGAGCCTTATGGAGAGCCTCATCCCAGAGGAATATCACATTGTGAAAAACAAAGGGGTTCAAGGACTGGAGTGCTATGACGA TAAATTCACAGTACTGTTGGAGGACGACGAAAGGATGCTCAAAGTCTTTCCATCAAT GAGGCCCAGCGGGCGGCTGGAGGCAGTGCAGCTGATGAAGGTGATGGATGAGATGTTGGACAGAGCAGGGGTCAACCAGGAGTACAGAGTGCTGACTGGACTGTCACAG ATGCAAGGCCTTCTAGAGCTGGTGCGTGTGGAACAGAACATCTACAACATAGTGTTCCATGAGCTGATCAGACAGGTCAGTGTGGAGTGTGCTGAGAGAGGACAGCTCCTGGCTAAGCTCAG ACAGAGATATGTGGCTCTTTTGGACCGTATCCCCAGGCAGCTGAAGGGTCTCCACACAGAGACACTGGCCCAGAGAGCTCTGGACCGCAGGCTCACAGAGGAGATCATCTGCTTCAGGAGCTCCATCTCTAAGCTCAACAC AGACCTGTGTAAGATGAAGGAGCATGACGAGTATGTGTCCAAGCAGGCTGAGAAAGCACAGCAGGAGCTGGCCAAGGCTCTGGAACAATCACAGAAGAACTCTGA TGTGGTGGGAGAGTACCATGGCCTGTATGAGATGCAGAGGAGGAGATTGGAGGGACAGGTGGCCAGACTGACGAACGAGAGGGACCTGTGGAGCAGAGTCACTTACAACTTGGCCCTCAag GTGATCAAGTTGAACAACCTCCAGCTGGCCAGCAGGCTTCACGTCAGTGAGCAGACTTGGACCAAGACTGCTGAGCACTTTACACTCTTCCTGACCTCCAAG GACACAGAAGACCTGAACCATATCATGCAGCTGACAGAGCAGTGGAAGGAGCAGCTGACGTCCTTCGTGCAGAGTCTGAGAGAGGCTGAGCATGTCCACTGTGAGGGGATAAGTAGCATACAGGCTGACATCGTCAAATGGCACACGTCCGTTGGCGCCAACATCAG gAGCCCGGATCCGAAATTTGAGAAAGTTTCAGAAGAACAGCTTTATTCAGATTTGAAACAGTGGTCCAAT gCGTTGACCATTCAGTGTGAGCGCTACGGGGGTGAAGACCTCCTCTCCTGCCAGGAGACCCTCAACATGCTGGGCCAGCTGCAGGAGGCCTGGGAGGAGGTGGGCCTCCGGCTCTTCAGGAGACACCCGGCCCCAGACGGCGAGCCCCCCAGGGGCCAGGAGGCCATGAGGGAGCTGGGCCTGGCCGTGTCGGAGCTTCACAAGCAGCTGGGCACACGCATCAACGGCGAGAGTG GAATCCACAAGCAACTGATGTGTCTGGTTAGGGTGATGGAATTCTGGGCCACCCGACTGAAGGGCCTTGTTGGCCGCCCCGAGAAGCTGCCCCACTGTGATTGGCTGAAGCTGGAGAAGGCCCTGGGTAGCTGGATGTTGCTGGCGGAGGAGTCCTTGAAGCACGTCCACAGCACCCAGCCTGAGAATGAGAGGGTCAAGCACAAACCACACGTCCA GATCGAGATCAATGATGTCTTCAACACTCTCCGGGAGTTCATCTTGACCCAAGCCAACTTCTTTGACTGTGAGAACCGAAGGCTATGTGAGGAG GTGAACTCCATCCACACGGCTCTGACTCGCTGGATGGTGGACATGCTCCTCCAGATGGTCCCAGACCACTGTGACGCCCTGCCGGGGCTCAACACCACCGCCATCATGGAGGTCTCCCTGGAGCAACTAGAGGAAGACGCCAAGAACCTCTCAGAGAAACTGGACTACTTCTCCAAATATATCACCAG CTCTTGCCGGGCCATTGTGGAGGAGGAGATTCAGAGGAGCATGGCTCGGGAGGACTCAGAGAATGAGCTTTCTGAGCTCAACAAACTGCAG AGGGAATGTGGAGAGTGGATGGAGTCCTGTCGGATCCTGCTGTCCGACAAGAAGGGCAGTCCCGTGGAGCTGCGCGTCACACTGAATTTGGTCCACCGTTCTTTTACGGAACTCCTTCCCTCTGCGATGCCCAGCATGGAATCTCTG ATGAACCTGCCGGCAGTTGTTCCACTAGAAGCtttggatgaagaagaggagcCGAACAAGAAGAGTCCAATGGAATTCATTGAG GTGGAGGCAGAGTACCCAGAAGAGGCCATGGAGTGCTCACTGGCCGGCTCTATTATGAAGCTGATAGGCCATGATGGTAACATCATTGAGCGAACCCTGGGGGAGGATACTATTCAGCTGGATGGG ACTGAAGACATGGTTGCCCGTCCACACACACCTAACGGTCAGAGAGCCTTTGATGCCCTGGCCACAGTAGGGGTTCTGCAGCACGAGTTACT TGGGGTTGAGGCTCGTGTCCAGCGAGCAGAGGAGCGGGCCCTAAAGGCAGAGGAGGCCCTCCAGGCTGCGCTGGAGAAGATCCAAGATCTGGAGAGACAGCTACAGGGCAGGCCCAGTCTGGAGGCCAAAG TGAGCAAGCAGTCTGTGGCAGCGTCTCCCAAGTCAAAGGTGTCCAGCCCTGAACCCAAACCAGTGAGTCAGAAGCCTGAGCCTAGCCCCAGACAAACCAAGCCCAAGAAACGCTGA